The Paenibacillus sp. FSL W8-0426 region TGGTGACACATCTGCTGATTCTGTTATATCGCATATCCAAGCATAATCACATCGTGCCGGGACAGACGTCGCTTCCACAGCCGGAGGCTCTGTACCGTGACATTGCGGAGGAGCTTGCGGCGTGGATCGACGAGCATTTGAACATGAAGCTGCCCGAGGACGAAATCAACTATTTGGCGCTGCATATTTCGGGCAAAACGATCGTGGAGCATGTGTCCGAACAGTCGAAGCTGCAGCTGCGCAGAGGTATCCTCGAAATATTATCGCAGCTGGATCAGGAGTTTCTCACTGGTTTCAGCCGGGATGACGATCTGCAAAATGCGCTGCTGCTGCATATGTTCCCATTGCTGAACCGTCTCTATTACAATCTGCAGCTCAGCAATCCGCTGGTCGAGGACGTGTACAGCCAATATGCCAACGTATTTCTCATTTCGTTCCGATTTGCCGAGTTCATCGAGGCCAGGTACGGCTTTAAAATGTCGCGTGACGAAGCCGGTTATGTCGCCCTTCACTTCGCTACGCATTTGGAACGGATGAAGCAGTCGCGTTTGGAGCAGCTGAAACGAATCGTCGTCATATGCTCGTCCGGCGCGGGCAGCGCGCATTTGATCCGGCTCAGGCTGGAGGCACTGTTTCCAAAAGCGTCGGTGGTCACGGCCTCCGTCAACGAAATTGCGGATATCATGAAGCAGCCGGTGGATCTGATTTTAACGACGGTCCCGCTTGAACAGGAATTTCGGGATATGGCGGACAAACCGGTCATCCACATTAAAAATTGGCTGGACGATCAAGAAATTCAGCGCATTCGCGAAATGGTTTCCCTGCAGATGGCCACGGTGCAGACCTCGTATAAGCTGCTGGATTTCAAGGAGCTGTTCCGCAAGGAGCTGTTCCATGTAACGGAAGGCGGCGATTATATGCAATTGCTGCAAAACCGCTGTGAGGAGATCGTATCCAAAGGATATGCAGCGGACGATTTCCCCGAACAAGTGCTGACGCGGGAGAGCAAATTTACGACCATTTACAAAAACGGCGTCGCCGGTCCCCATCCGATGCGTATGGGTGCGATCAAGGATTGCATCAACGTCACCGTGCTCAAACGGCCGATCCTGTATGAGGGCAAGCCGGTTCAGCTTATTTTCCTGATCAACTTGCGGCCAGGGCAGCTCTTTTTGCACAAGGAAATCAGCAAACTGCTACTAATCTTCATGGAAAAAGAAGAAAGCCGCAGCCGCATTTTGCAGGCGGGCACGTACGAACAATTTATCAAAGAAATAGAGAGTCTTATATAGGAGTGGAGAGAACCCATGGATTACGAACAAACCGTCATGCAAATCATCGCCAATAGCGGCGAGGCAAGAAGCTACAGCCTGAAAGCGATTCGCGTTGCGAGAGAAGGCAAGCTGGAAGAAGCCGAGGCGCTCATTAAAGAGGCGAAAGGCAGCCTGACCAAAGCCCACAAAGTGCAGACAGGCTTGATTCAAGCCGAAGGACGCGGGGAACGCACCGAAATTACGCTGCTGATGATTCACGCCCAGGACCATTTGATGAATGCGCTGACGGTCCGCGAAGTGGCCGCCGAATTAATCGAAGAGATCAAAGCCCGCAAGGAGCTCGAACAATTGGTGAAAGGATTGGTGAAATAAAATGAAAAAGATTTTGCTTGCATGTGCCGGAGGATTCTCGACAAGTATGCTGGTGGAACGTATGAAGGAATCCGCGCGCGGACGCGGAATCGAAGTGGTCATCGATGCAGTGGCGGAGAGCGATATCGCCAGCCAGACGCCGTTTGACATCATTATGCTCGGACCACAGATGGGACACGCCGAAGATGAGTTGGCGGCAGCATATCCGGGTATTCCCGTAACGACGATCGACATGATGGATTATGGCATGATGAACGGCGACAAAGTGCTGGATACGGCCATCGAGATGATGAACAAGGAGGCTTAATGCATGGCTGGCGGTGCAGAATGGAGAACGCGAATACAGAAAGTGAGCACCAAGATTCAAAAGAATACCTATATTAGCGCCATTTCCAATGGTCTGATGGCCTTGATGCCGATTCTCATTCTGGGAGCGATCTTCTCCCTGATCAATGCGCTTCGCATCGAGCCTTACCAGAACTTTCTCGTCGAAACAGGACTGAAGGATTACACTTCGGTTCCGGCTTCGGTCACGACCGACCTGATTGCGCTGTATGCGGTGTTTTCCATTGCGTACAACTTTGCGACACAGCATAAACAGCAAGGGTTTTCCGCGGGGATTTTGGCCCTGATGAGCTTTCTGCTCGTCACGCCGAAAGGCCTGCTGGAAGATGGGGTAACCAAAGCGTTCGGATACTCGTGGTTGGGTGCCAAAGGTTTGTTTGTAGCCATCATCATTGCGTTGATCGTGGGTAAAATTTATACCTTTGTATTGGAGAAAAAGCTTTACATCAAGATGCCGAAGGGCGTGCCGCCAACGGTTGAGAAGTCGTTCGCCGCGCTGACG contains the following coding sequences:
- a CDS encoding PTS lactose/cellobiose transporter subunit IIA; this translates as MDYEQTVMQIIANSGEARSYSLKAIRVAREGKLEEAEALIKEAKGSLTKAHKVQTGLIQAEGRGERTEITLLMIHAQDHLMNALTVREVAAELIEEIKARKELEQLVKGLVK
- a CDS encoding PTS sugar transporter subunit IIB, giving the protein MKKILLACAGGFSTSMLVERMKESARGRGIEVVIDAVAESDIASQTPFDIIMLGPQMGHAEDELAAAYPGIPVTTIDMMDYGMMNGDKVLDTAIEMMNKEA
- a CDS encoding BglG family transcription antiterminator; protein product: MRQHKLMMLLHDSTTPVHMNELIAALGVSERTVRQSIRQLGQAGERHGYCIRMIRNQGYALEVTDPERFRSYMANETAEEHRIDLNDRSARQQQVLFCLLQSQDYVPMDRLADEMGISRSTLLADLKEVEERLAVFRLNLTRRAHYGIRVEGNEENFRKAFSHYVLQSDQPVEQSREFYDFSRKLDKDRLKNHLLHVLKTKALKISDVFLNNLVTHLLILLYRISKHNHIVPGQTSLPQPEALYRDIAEELAAWIDEHLNMKLPEDEINYLALHISGKTIVEHVSEQSKLQLRRGILEILSQLDQEFLTGFSRDDDLQNALLLHMFPLLNRLYYNLQLSNPLVEDVYSQYANVFLISFRFAEFIEARYGFKMSRDEAGYVALHFATHLERMKQSRLEQLKRIVVICSSGAGSAHLIRLRLEALFPKASVVTASVNEIADIMKQPVDLILTTVPLEQEFRDMADKPVIHIKNWLDDQEIQRIREMVSLQMATVQTSYKLLDFKELFRKELFHVTEGGDYMQLLQNRCEEIVSKGYAADDFPEQVLTRESKFTTIYKNGVAGPHPMRMGAIKDCINVTVLKRPILYEGKPVQLIFLINLRPGQLFLHKEISKLLLIFMEKEESRSRILQAGTYEQFIKEIESLI